A window of Pseudophryne corroboree isolate aPseCor3 chromosome 1, aPseCor3.hap2, whole genome shotgun sequence genomic DNA:
cataaagctgaggaatttagaagcaacaagtttctgaaaaattcttctcccccgccttacactcccctatacccctccttaaaagacacagatcttttagctgcagttgctttgtcacgaattccgatgcaaaggggagggggaggaggggaaggggaaggagaaggaggctcaggaggaatagccccccctgacagtaccctccacatagacgtaaccacccccgcccctagtgcccctactcctaacagacaaaccgtctcccgccgcaacgctgacttaactattgctactgacaaccctctcaccccctccacaacgcgatccggcactggtttcctcggtgtcgccacccacctgcccttcatgacagtaggggatcagttgttaaagaaacccattgaaatagaggatttagacagaattgttaagaactgtcccaaacccactgttgcacctgacggctgcatagcttacttgaaaaaggcttgcacaggacgcagctatactcaagaagatatgaagctgatcatagatggggttatagaccattacaacgggtgggattggaaaaagattcccaccataaacactcctaccacccttaacgatgccgttcgctaccctctcaatactggggacggtgtaacggagatgtggaaggaaattgagacccatatgaaagagatttttaaaacccgagcttctcttcctattgccgtagcatgtaaacaaaagcccactgaaactgtcactgagttttggaagaggtttaaaaagtgttggtctgaagatgcaggtcttactcttgtagatacagaccatttactaatttctacctttgtaaataacttgttgccatctgttatggtcccagttaagcaaggtgtttcttcctggacctctgataatattaaggaatttgaaaagcacttatatgaaaaggaagctgcaggatgctttgatgttaaaaaacccttgcagaatgccccaactcataattaccaaaatcagagaggtcggggagatagacgccagcagcactccactggcccaccccgtaatccagcccgatatcaaaacccacaagccaggccaccccacccccctgactctgccagcaggaaacaaacctcctgcttcaactgtggaagggacgatcactgggcaagggattgcccttgtccctcacaaaaccaccgacagccccaagctccggctccctcccgggatcatccccgacagtcacacaacaacccctttcaggatcatgtccgattccgagttgactggcaggacccctcccactgacggggcccggaggagggtatcccagcctttgcccagctcaccagacactggaaggacccaccgctactaaccttgattataggaaagagagcaatccctttcctggtggatagcggggcaactactagtgttttgtgtgtcgacctgtacgatggtcatttggaaaagactgctccttcaatgggaatcaatgggatacccacagatgcttacctgacagatgcccttagtgtcagaaccacgggaggcacgtatatgggtaaacacaatttcactgtaatacctgaatgtccaattaatcttctgggaagggatcttcttagcaaactcgaaatctccattctcccttcacccactagcagtggcctggaggtcgagtccccacacctaccggtgtgggaagcaacagacattacacctgattttgacaaagtaaaccctgctctatggtcggagggtccctatgacactggcctcattccttgcacaccatatagagcaaccctgaaacctgacacacaacctgtctatcaaaagcaataccccttgtcacaagagaaggttgaaggtcttagaccaatgatacaacagtttctccaacaaggcattctcagacacgtaatctcaccttactgcacaccagtcaaccctgttgctaagtcagatggcagtgtaaggtttgtacaagaccttagggcaattaaccaactcattgtgcctatagcacccattgtacctgacattaactcactcatttcagctatccctgcagatgctgtatttttttcggtaattgatttaaaaaatgcattttttagcattccagtggatgcacagacacagttactttttgcattttcttttgagggcaagcaactcacctggtgtcgtttaccccagggcttcattgacgcacctgttgtgtatagcattgtactccaggccacattggggccctggcaccctcaccatggttcagtcctgctacagtatgcagatgatctgctgctctgtagtcaaactgaggaggcctgccgggaggatggtatatcactgttaaactggctctgtgaatgtggacacaaggtgtccaaaacaaaaatgcaatggtgtaagaagcatgtggattacttaggttttgtgctcactcagggggaaaggaaagtcagtccacagcgcattcagtctgtattgggcctggtcaccccaactacccagagagaactgctgtcttttctgggtatggtaaattactgcagacagtggatatctgattgttcctattatgataacatcttgagacaagccacactgaaagacaaacctaacactgtacaatggtcacaggaaatgttaactgcatatgagagcttaaagtgtatgttaatgaaaagtccggcacttggcctccccaactatgtactaccttttcatttgtttgcaagggacaattgtaaaaccatggcgggggtgctcacacagtttcatggaggaaagttgcgcccagtggcatttttttccaaagtaatgcctgtcactgtgcaaggtatgcctgcttgcctcagggcacttgcagcctgtgcaatggtaactgaaatggccaccacactcaccctaggccacacaacaatacttcacaccactcatgatgttctaaccattttaaaagggttacacacacaacacatgtcagctcagcgcctcagtggatatgaggttctccttttgaacaacccctccctcaccattaagtatgccaccaactcttcaggtcctgcacccattctcaacgctctactggggctcaaaggtcctgaagaccaccctcctcaaccccatgactgctcggcctccattgagtcagaaacatcccccagactggacatgtcccctgtccctgtccccgacgcggatgtcatttttgtagatggttcctgtagcagacccaatgacaccacgtaccaagcgggttatgctattgtcactctccctgacattattctggaagcacagcccattccttaccagtcagcacaggctgcagagctcattgctctcacaagggcttgtcacctttaccggaataaaccagtcaccatctacactgactccaaatacgggtacggcgtcgtgcatgaccatggggtcatttggcaacgccgtggtttccttggagctgatggaaaaggcatatcacatgcccaactcatctctgaccttctgcatgccataaccttaccctctgacattgcaatcctccattgcagggcacacaccggggggaaggatgcagtctcccttggaaatgcccttgctgactctgctgccaaacatgcagcctcacagcccatcactcaggcccacatgaccatcatgacccccccagctctcgacaaccattacctgatcacccagttacaggcctcagcctccaatgccgacctagctgactggacttacccagttttgcagaagaatcctaaaacaggattaatctgcaaagaggggaaaccttgtataccccagtccagtgcacccttgttcattgcccactaccatggcataggacaccacagtaaggcaacaactaccttactcttacgtaatgatttctatgtcacggatgccaagtcattagtagatcagtatgtcagtagatgcatcacttgcctgcgaaacaaccccaacaaccctgacaaggcaaaacatcagcatcttgaataccccaccacaccctttacacacctgcaaattgacttcacccatatcccaggtactggtaaacaggaatatgccctggtcattgtagacatgttctctcgatggccagaggtattccccactaaatctgaggatgcaaagacagttgctaggatcctaactcaggaaatcatccccagatgggggtgcccattgcaaatcaatagtgataaaggctccgcctttacagcaaaaattacacaggccttggtaaaggccctgcaggtggaatggaagttccacatcccgtatcacccgcaaagttcaggggtcgtagaacgcatgaataggaccctcaaagacaagcttaggaaggccacaggaggcaccttccacaaatggaagcaagtccttcccattatcttggcagaaattagaatgacaccacaaaagactttgggttactccccctttgaaatattaatgggtaggcccttccctacaccttgggctaagaaaccattagtaatacaggagggagatctagaacttatcagagaagagtatgtcaggtccctgataacaaaactgaatgaaattgaacatgaggttgtttgtaaaaaccctttgaatccacaggaacctacacacccctttaaagtcggagacagagtcgtggtgaaggtgctccccaggaacaagagcccaggagactttacctacggtccagagacagaggtcgtagcagtaaccagaacagcagtcctgacagaggaaagccccacctggatccatgcatcccgagtgaaaaagattcctagaccagacctagagagggaagcaagtgattccagcgaggtacaaacgggggcagacagccctgacctcccacctagcgaagacagaagaacagaggaggatgaggaacctgtcccctacctctatcctggggactatgttgataatcctaatggtcctcacttgccaagctacagctgaagtagacattacacaaaaatccggcacctacacattttggtataactcctccaatactgaggttgccgcctataaaatagatttctgtaccattgctccctgtcttaacaaacattatgcctggcagtgtgatcagtatggtacacgtaatacccccactgaagcctatatttgtgttactagtaaatattggggaaataaatgtgcgtattggggatcagtgggatggaattctggccatagttatggataccagcccaaagaggctctctcaagaaaagacaaatatggtgagtccctgcttacccgtcttacccttcatagacaaaacagatgtgatagtaaattcatattaagcataaaacatccccagtctactgatgcaggcacctatgtcctaggtgaatccttttttttaaacccatcccttacaccattcttgttacaggatatgtttaacaatgaaaagtatgcccagctcaagccccctaaaccacgccccaacctcttgaaacctcatataaccaccttcaaggatatgatggccgttaacaatcctacctttaaagacaccctagctattgaaactggtttctctgacatcaatttctggttagaatggatgaagtatagtgctagcaaacataataaaagtaactgttatgtctgtggcaaatctaggccccacctaggtacagtgccccttaatatacccctagaacaggaaaattgttttttcagcctttttaatgacaccaaaacaaatgacagtcagtgcgaaatgtggaaaagggaatatcccatattgtcaaaaaatcccaacccaggaagcaccataaccatatatcctggaaactatacctgttatacatctaacactaccacaggtagaaatttaaaaaccttcccaccagggtattgtgcaaataaaagaacaactgttttagttaaccaaactagatcactaggtgacatttattatatatgtggggatatgaagcttagaactaaattagacacaccatggtatggtgagtgtgccctggccaaagtcataatgccactcctaatgatcaccgatgaccccactcctccctctaatactcctgctaatcgaaagaaaagagcactcccaggaggtagctttgacccccacgtatacattgatgctataggggtcccaagaggtgttccaaatgagttcaaagctagagatgaggtggctgcgggttttgaatcattgttccctatagtaactgtaaataaaaacgtagcctggattaattatatatattataatcaacaaagatttgttaatgataccaaagatgctcttaaaggtatagctgaacagctagaagccacttcccaaatgacatttcaaaatagaatggcccttgacatgattctagcagaaaaaggcggtacatgtgtttacattagtaaggtggaaggctgttgtacatatattcctgacaacactggtcccaatggtaaggttactttagccataaacaagttagaaaccttatccatagaactcaagaaaaattcaggtattgataacccatggagccaatattttgggtggtttgaaaattggaaacaggctctggtgcaaataagcatattcatacttgtaactttaattcttttaggcattatagtttattgtgtaattccctgtggaaagaaacttacctccaaaggcattgataaggccctgatgtactatgatataacccccagtcctgtcacctcctctgatagtaagggacccgatgattatgttcaatatctaaaaaattggagaaacaaaaagggggctctacagaagaatcatgtcgtataacaatcatgattctaagaggggattgaagggttaaatctcctctgtcattgtgcattgtgtaaatattgtttctttttcttttgccttggatttagcttgcattgcataaaataaatatagttccacccatagtttgttgggaactgtgtgaaatcaccacccctagatgaagtactaggctgtatcctacatcccccccatgtagcctgttttatccctcctatgcagtaaagttaaaccaataaagtatttacttttgcctacccctccctggacattccaatccctccctagacaatgatgccttatataccattgttatgaacaa
This region includes:
- the LOC135056414 gene encoding ERV-BabFcenv provirus ancestral Env polyprotein-like — protein: MRNLSPTSILGTMLIILMVLTCQATAEVDITQKSGTYTFWYNSSNTEVAAYKIDFCTIAPCLNKHYAWQCDQYGTRNTPTEAYICVTSKYWGNKCAYWGSVGWNSGHSYGYQPKEALSRKDKYGESLLTRLTLHRQNRCDSKFILSIKHPQSTDAGTYVLGESFFLNPSLTPFLLQDMFNNEKYAQLKPPKPRPNLLKPHITTFKDMMAVNNPTFKDTLAIETGFSDINFWLEWMKYSASKHNKSNCYVCGKSRPHLGTVPLNIPLEQENCFFSLFNDTKTNDSQCEMWKREYPILSKNPNPGSTITIYPGNYTCYTSNTTTGRNLKTFPPGYCANKRTTVLVNQTRSLGDIYYICGDMKLRTKLDTPWYGECALAKVIMPLLMITDDPTPPSNTPANRKKRALPGGSFDPHVYIDAIGVPRGVPNEFKARDEVAAGFESLFPIVTVNKNVAWINYIYYNQQRFVNDTKDALKGIAEQLEATSQMTFQNRMALDMILAEKGGTCVYISKVEGCCTYIPDNTGPNGKVTLAINKLETLSIELKKNSGIDNPWSQYFGWFENWKQALVQISIFILVTLILLGIIVYCVIPCGKKLTSKGIDKALMYYDITPSPVTSSDSKGPDDYVQYLKNWRNKKGALQKNHVV